The Flavobacterium sp. 123 genome contains a region encoding:
- the guaA gene encoding glutamine-hydrolyzing GMP synthase gives MQHNVLILDFGSQYTQLIARRVRELNIFCEIFPYNHFPSDLSPYKAVILGGSPFSVRGEDAPHPDLSQIRGKLPMLAVCYGAQYLSHFSGGEVAASNTREYGRANLSYIKEDEIFFEGVSENSQVWMSHSDSIKALPTNGVKLASTHDVEFAAYKIEGETTYAIQYHPEVFHSTDGSKMLENFLVKIAEVPQNFTPNAFVEEIVAEMKEKIGNDKVVLGLSGGVDSTVAAVLLNKAIGKNLYCIFVNNGLLRKNEFQSVLDQYEGMGLNVKGVDASQRFYDALAGVTDPELKRKAIGNAFIEVFDDESHKIEDVTWLAQGTIYPDVIESVSVKGPSATIKSHHNVGGLPDYMKLKIVEPLRMLFKDEVRRVGATLGIDPELLGRHPFPGPGLSIRILGDITLEKVQILQDVDKVFIDGLKSWGLYDKVWQAGAILLPVNSVGVMGDERTYEKVVALRAVESTDGMTADWVHLPYDFLMKVSNDIINKVKGVNRVVYDISSKPPATIEWE, from the coding sequence ATGCAACACAACGTACTTATTTTAGATTTCGGATCGCAATATACTCAGCTTATTGCGCGTAGAGTTCGCGAATTAAATATATTCTGCGAAATTTTCCCTTACAATCACTTTCCTAGTGATTTATCACCTTATAAAGCAGTAATTCTTGGAGGTAGCCCTTTTTCTGTTCGCGGAGAAGATGCACCACATCCTGATTTATCTCAAATTAGAGGTAAACTTCCTATGTTAGCTGTTTGTTACGGTGCACAATATTTATCTCATTTTAGTGGAGGTGAAGTAGCTGCTTCAAACACCAGAGAATATGGTAGAGCCAATTTGTCTTATATAAAAGAAGATGAAATTTTCTTTGAAGGAGTTTCTGAGAATAGTCAAGTTTGGATGAGTCATAGTGATAGTATTAAAGCTTTGCCAACAAATGGAGTAAAACTAGCAAGTACGCATGATGTGGAATTTGCAGCTTACAAAATTGAAGGCGAAACTACCTATGCAATTCAATACCATCCTGAAGTTTTCCATTCTACAGATGGATCAAAAATGTTAGAAAACTTCCTAGTCAAAATTGCCGAAGTACCACAAAATTTTACGCCGAATGCTTTCGTTGAAGAAATCGTGGCTGAAATGAAAGAAAAAATCGGAAACGATAAAGTCGTTTTAGGTCTTTCAGGAGGTGTAGATTCAACTGTAGCAGCGGTTTTATTGAACAAAGCAATCGGAAAAAACCTGTATTGTATTTTTGTAAATAATGGTTTGCTTCGTAAAAATGAATTCCAAAGTGTTTTAGATCAATACGAAGGAATGGGCTTGAATGTAAAAGGAGTGGATGCTTCTCAACGTTTTTATGATGCTTTAGCAGGAGTTACAGATCCAGAATTGAAAAGAAAAGCCATCGGAAATGCTTTTATCGAAGTTTTTGATGATGAGTCACATAAAATTGAAGATGTTACTTGGTTAGCCCAAGGGACAATATATCCTGATGTTATCGAATCGGTTTCTGTAAAAGGACCATCGGCAACAATTAAATCGCACCACAATGTGGGTGGTTTACCTGATTATATGAAATTGAAAATTGTTGAGCCTTTGCGTATGCTTTTTAAAGATGAAGTGCGTAGAGTAGGAGCAACTTTAGGAATTGATCCAGAATTGTTAGGAAGACATCCTTTCCCAGGACCAGGATTGTCTATCCGTATTTTAGGAGATATTACTTTAGAAAAAGTACAAATTTTACAAGATGTAGATAAGGTTTTTATCGACGGATTGAAATCTTGGGGATTGTATGACAAAGTTTGGCAAGCTGGAGCAATTTTGCTTCCTGTAAATAGTGTTGGTGTTATGGGTGATGAACGTACGTATGAAAAAGTAGTTGCATTGCGCGCAGTAGAATCTACTGACGGAATGACTGCTGACTGGGTACATTTACCTTACGATTTCTTGATGAAAGTATCAAATGATATTATCAATAAAGTAAAAGGAGTGAATCGTGTTGTTTATGATATCAGCTCGAAACCACCAGCCACAATAGAATGGGAATAG
- a CDS encoding fibrinogen-like YCDxxxxGGGW domain-containing protein, which produces MKLKLLSFLLLFSVNINYALNTFKISNNYSVIFNLPITTATLTTTVSSTYTSAQLGGNITSDGGATVTERGVVYSLTTNPTTANTKVVIGSGTGAFSQAVTGLTTSTTYYVRAYAINSQGTSYGSELSFTTAAFCGGNIIGSGYGTNPISAMALDNNWKIVTLPQGYSYSETLPYNAYVPKTSSLAPVYLDVNGYTVSGSTYYWIAPKSDASALIGGGANYNWIVQQTFNVAQSGFYDLNFSGMGDNAISFYINGVIDTTDPVKPTITGGTQIGTRFDSFTSMGTFSGVTYLNAGVNIASMVMEDWGGATTALISGSTFTCNTSYINVNPTISSISDISIVEGATPSPIAFTINDQETPLNNLTVTASSSNTALIPNSNITLQGNTGSRTLSLTPVSGQLGTSTITITLDDNSGGVVTKTFVVTMNPLVLNKYGKLVSDVLQAVNLHGEEGAGEGKNKFGKSVDKPLPKDGLTSIKAALSVLDIKQEFPSSPDGVYWITNPNINSGTPFQVYADMTTDGGGWTLLNVGGNSSTSLEVSSLTSPSSKGYLPRTTVIGLANNCTTVQLRAGNSYSSYANKTTSTDPLAIGALRSSSTVAGGSGTWHYGSLTTSIFTTDSGSWCWNNCCDPDVTGWPQMYHSNNYGSCVHWYVDTKMGRQSTSPDAWFSTWIR; this is translated from the coding sequence ATGAAATTAAAATTACTATCTTTTTTATTGCTTTTCTCTGTTAATATAAATTATGCGCTAAATACATTTAAAATATCGAATAACTATTCGGTAATTTTTAATTTACCTATTACAACAGCAACTTTAACCACTACAGTTTCGTCCACTTATACAAGTGCTCAACTTGGAGGAAATATTACTAGTGATGGTGGAGCAACGGTTACAGAGCGAGGGGTTGTATATAGTTTAACAACTAATCCAACTACTGCTAATACTAAAGTAGTAATAGGTTCTGGAACAGGGGCTTTTTCCCAAGCAGTAACTGGATTAACAACCAGTACAACTTATTATGTTCGTGCTTATGCGATTAATTCGCAAGGAACTTCTTATGGCTCAGAATTGAGTTTTACAACTGCTGCATTTTGTGGCGGAAATATTATTGGTTCAGGTTATGGAACAAATCCAATTTCGGCAATGGCTCTTGATAACAATTGGAAAATAGTCACTTTGCCCCAAGGATATTCTTATTCAGAAACCTTGCCTTATAACGCTTATGTTCCGAAAACATCTTCTTTGGCACCAGTATATTTAGATGTAAACGGATATACTGTTTCTGGATCTACTTATTATTGGATTGCACCTAAGTCTGATGCCTCTGCATTAATTGGAGGAGGAGCAAATTACAATTGGATTGTTCAACAAACATTTAATGTTGCACAATCGGGTTTCTATGATTTGAATTTCTCTGGTATGGGAGATAATGCCATTTCATTTTATATTAATGGAGTAATTGATACAACTGATCCTGTCAAACCAACTATTACAGGAGGAACACAAATAGGGACAAGATTCGATAGTTTTACTTCGATGGGAACTTTTTCAGGAGTTACTTATTTGAATGCTGGAGTAAATATAGCTTCTATGGTAATGGAAGATTGGGGAGGAGCCACAACAGCCTTAATTTCGGGATCTACATTCACTTGTAATACGAGTTATATAAACGTTAATCCAACGATTTCATCAATTAGTGATATTTCTATTGTAGAAGGAGCAACACCTTCACCAATTGCATTTACTATTAATGATCAAGAAACTCCATTAAATAATTTAACAGTAACAGCCAGTTCTAGTAATACAGCATTAATTCCGAATAGTAATATAACCTTACAAGGAAATACAGGGAGTAGGACACTATCACTAACACCAGTTTCAGGACAGTTGGGAACTTCAACTATTACTATCACATTAGATGATAATTCTGGTGGTGTGGTAACTAAGACTTTTGTAGTAACAATGAATCCATTAGTATTGAATAAATATGGAAAATTAGTGTCAGACGTTTTACAGGCTGTTAATTTACATGGAGAAGAAGGTGCCGGAGAAGGAAAAAATAAATTTGGAAAAAGTGTTGATAAACCGCTTCCTAAAGACGGGCTCACATCAATAAAAGCAGCATTAAGTGTCTTAGATATTAAACAAGAATTCCCATCATCTCCAGATGGGGTATATTGGATAACAAACCCAAATATCAATTCAGGGACTCCTTTTCAAGTATATGCAGATATGACAACAGATGGAGGAGGGTGGACATTATTGAATGTTGGAGGAAATTCTTCTACTTCTCTTGAAGTTAGTAGTCTTACATCTCCTTCTTCTAAAGGATATTTACCTCGTACTACTGTAATTGGATTAGCTAATAACTGCACAACGGTACAATTAAGAGCAGGTAATTCATACTCTTCATATGCAAACAAAACTACATCAACTGATCCATTAGCCATTGGAGCATTGAGAAGTAGTTCTACTGTTGCTGGCGGTTCAGGAACATGGCATTATGGAAGCTTAACGACGTCAATATTTACTACAGACTCAGGCTCATGGTGTTGGAATAACTGTTGTGATCCTGATGTCACAGGTTGGCCTCAAATGTACCATTCTAATAATTATGGAAGTTGCGTACACTGGTATGTTGATACTAAAATGGGAAGACAATCAACTAGTCCAGATGCTTGGTTTTCTACTTGGATACGTTAA